The segment TCCCCGCGCTGCAGGGGCTGCTCCAGCATGGCGCGGAATCGGTCGACCTCGCCACCGGCATCGAGATGCTGACGCTGGCGGGCGCGCGGGCGGTGGGGGCCGAGGCGCTGACCGGCTCGATCGAGGTCGGCAAGTCGGCCGACTTCATCCTGCTCGACCGCAATCTGTTCGACGGCCCTGTCGACGATATCGGCGAGGCGCGGGTGGTGGCGACGGTCTTCGAAGGGCGCATCGTCCACGATGCCCGATGAGGCCGCGCCGATCCCGGTGCTGCTCGTCACCGGCTTCCTGGGGGCGGGCAAGACGACGCTGATCGGGCGGATGCTCGACGACCCCGCCTTCGCCGGCAGCGCGTTGCTGGTCAACGAGGTGGGCGAGATCGGGATCGACCAGGAGCTGCTGGTCCGCAGCGGATCGCCGCCGCCGCAACTGCTCGCCAATGGCTGCGTCTGCTGCGTCATGAACGACGATCTCGGCCTGGCGCTGCGCGATCTCGACCTGCGACGGCGCGACGGTTCGATCCCGCCCTTCGCGCGGGTGATCGTCGAGACGACCGGCGTCGCCGATCCGGCGCCGATCCTGGCGCGCTTCATCGCCGACGGCTGGATCCAGCGGCACTTCGTGCTGAGCGCGGTGATCACCCTGGTCGACGGCGTGCTGGGGGCGGCGACGCTGCGCAGCCAGCCCGAGGCGGCGAGCCAGGCGGCGCATGCCGACGCCATACTGATCAGCAAGGCCGATCTGGCGGATAGTGGCGCGGTCGACGGCTTGCGCGACCTGCTGGCGGCGACCGCGCCGCACGCGACGATCCTGGTCGCGGGCTCGGAGGACGCGGCGGTCGGTCGGCTACTGGAGCCGTTCCGCCTGCTCGGGCTGCGGGCGCCGCCGGACCATGATGACCACCACCACGACCATGCGCTCGTCACCACGGCCTCGTGGCGCTTCGACGACGTGCTGCCCTGGCCGGTGATCGCCGGTGCGCTCGACGATGTCGTCACCGCGCATCGCGGGCGGCTGATGCGGATCAAGGGGCTGCTGCGGGTCCGCGACACCGACCGGCCGGTGGTGATCGACGGCGTGCAGGACCTGTTCCACCCGCCGCGCCTGCTCGACCGCTGGCCGAGCGACGACCGGTCGAGCCGGATCGTGATGATCAGCCGCGATGCGAGCAGCGAGGAAGCGATGCGCGCGCTTCGGCGCGCGCTGGTTCCTATCAGCTAGACCTTGATCGGTTCAGGCTGAATCAGCCTGAACCGTGAATCAAGGTCTCAACCATTGAATAGAGCCTGATTCACGTCATCGGTGGAAACGCAGAGCGTTTCCACCTCAAACGATCAGGCTCTGAGCCGTTCGAGCCGGTAGAAGGCGGGGTCGACGATCGGCGTCGCACCGGTGGCG is part of the Rhizorhabdus wittichii RW1 genome and harbors:
- a CDS encoding cobalamin synthesis protein, P47K (PFAM: cobalamin synthesis protein, P47K; cobalamin synthesis CobW domain protein); this translates as MPDEAAPIPVLLVTGFLGAGKTTLIGRMLDDPAFAGSALLVNEVGEIGIDQELLVRSGSPPPQLLANGCVCCVMNDDLGLALRDLDLRRRDGSIPPFARVIVETTGVADPAPILARFIADGWIQRHFVLSAVITLVDGVLGAATLRSQPEAASQAAHADAILISKADLADSGAVDGLRDLLAATAPHATILVAGSEDAAVGRLLEPFRLLGLRAPPDHDDHHHDHALVTTASWRFDDVLPWPVIAGALDDVVTAHRGRLMRIKGLLRVRDTDRPVVIDGVQDLFHPPRLLDRWPSDDRSSRIVMISRDASSEEAMRALRRALVPIS